The genomic segment TCACTGTAATTTCTTTTTCCTTATATCCGATATAAGTAAAAACCAGGGTTTCGTTCTCACTTGCGGGCAGGATAAATTCTCCATCCAGATTGGTGGTTGTTCCCCGTTGGGTACCTTTTACCATAATACTTACACCCGGAAGAGATTCCTTGGTGGTTGCGTCTGTGACTACACCTGTTCTTTGACTTGATGTTTGGGAGAATGACATCCCCGGGAACAGGGATATGGATAAAAGTATGTTTAGTAAAAACAACCTCATCCAATTTGTTTTTTTCCGTTTCATTTACAATTAGATTTTAGATTACTACTTATAATTTGCGGTCAAAGAAAATACAACTTTTTTTATAAAACCAACTATTTTTCAACTAAAAAACCGAGAACGTTCTCGAAACCGTTCTCGGAATCGTTCTCGTTTAACTTGTTGATAATTAGGTATTCTGTTGTGTGTTTGCTGACTTCAAATTCTTTGGTTTGTTTTTCTGTGGTAAGGATGCAGGCAATCCGAATGTTATTTTCAAAATGCCACATGAGCCTTTTCTTATTGCCATACGAATAAGGGCTTTTATTAACGTATTCGCTTAATATGTAATTGTGACCTCTTTTAGCTCCGGTTATTTCTTTCAGAATTTCGTTCTTTTCTAGTTCTGCTATTAATTTGTAAGCAGAAGCAAGCGGGAGACCTGTCTTTCTCTTCTATACCAAAAAAGAAAGCCCTGCCGACATGGGCAAGGCTTATTAACTCTTTTAGAGTGCAGAACATCGGGACTTAGCCGGTGCGGGCACTTATTTCGGTACAAATGTACAATAATATAATGGATTCTTTAATTTGCGATTCGCGAATTGCAAATATATGAAATAAAGAATTGTATGTCAAATAAATATATGTGTTAAAGTGCTGTTTGTATTTATTTGAATTTTAGATTGCAAATTCAATTAAAGGGGCGAAGTTGCCTTTGTCTGCTTCCCGAAGAGCGCGTAAATAGGTTTTTCGTATTTCGGATTCGGAGGATAGATTTTGTGATCCTCCCCATTTGAAAACGGGCTCTCCGTATAATTTGCTAATAAGAATGTCTGCAATAAGACGTGAATGCCTACCGTTTCCATTCGGAAAGCAGTGAATTGAAACAATTCTATGTTTAAACCGAATTACTCTTTCGTGGGGGGTAAAGGTGTTATTGATATGCCAGTACAGAAAATCGTCGCAAAGCATTTTTAGTTCAGTTCCGATTTGGTACTTATCTACTCCGATATTTTTATTAGTGTTTCTGAATTGTCCTGCCCATTTCCAGACTCTCCCATACATTCGTGTATGCAGATCTCTAACAAAATCTGCAGTGATTAAATCTTCAGCAGTTTTCTTAATTTTTATAGACCATTTTATTGCGTCTTCAATATTTAATTGTTCCCATTCATCAAGTTCATTTCTTGTTGTGATGGTTTTTATTTTTAATCCTGATTTTTCGTCTTCATCTATAGGAGTTTGCCCTTCAATGTAACTTAAATTTATTCCCATAATTTCTCGGGATTCTCTGCAAGCTCTGCAGATATTTCTTTAATAGAATTTTTAATTCTCTTTTCACTTATCTTTTGATCTTCTAATGACATCGTTTTATTTGCTCGTATGACAATTTCCTTTGCCATTTTTTCGGCTTGTTGTTGTATTAGCTCTGATAAGCTGGATGTTTCCATGGGGACAATTGCATAAACAAGTCTCATATTCATTGCTGCGGCCGTTTCTTCCAGACTGTTCAAAGTTATAGTACCGGCTTTTTCTCTTTCCTGAATTTGTTTGATTGCTTGTGGAGTTTTATTCATTTTGGTAGCTAGTTGACGCATATTCATCCCAATTGCTTTTCGAACGGCTTCAATCCAGCCCCCCATAGGTTTACTATCAGGAAGTACTCCACTAAAAGCCTTGATTTTTCGATCAATCTGCTCTAGATATAGTTTGTTAGCTCTATTTATCATAAATATATATGTTTAAATATTGGTGCAAATATACACATATATGTTTATAATAATAGAAATAAATAAATATATATGTTTAAAATTGTCTCTTGTTAAGTAAATCGCATTTTTATGATTAATATCCCGGGTTTTGCGTCATACCCGGATTTAAATCTATTTCTCTTTGTGGGATTGGGAATAGTAGTTGATAGTCTTCGAGCTTCAATTCCGACTTTGCCAAACCGTTCCGTTTTAAAAAGGCAAAGTATCCGACCTGGTCTGTCAGCGCTATTTTACGGGCTTCTTTAATTCCTGTAATTACATCCGAAGTTTCGGCTATTCCCTTTGCACGGGTTACCATCTTCAGGTAGTTGAGGGCAGCGGCGTCATTCCCCAGATGCGCTTCACATTCAGCCAACGAGAGTAGTACATCCGTATAGGTTAAAATGGGGGTATTGAAAAGTCCCAATATCAACTCTTTGCTGGTTGGGGTATAACTTGTGGTGCTTTCCAGCTGATAAAAGTTGTTTGAAACAACTTTCGCCAACAGTGATTTCGCTTTGGTATATTCGCCTTGGTACATATGGATATTGGCAAGGATTATCCGGGCAACATCCTTTGAGACAAAAAGAAGATCATTTAAATCGGAAGTGGCAAACCGGTTCTTTTTTTCGTCTGATTTGCTAATGGCTGTTTCTAAATTTGAAGTAAGGGCTTGGAAAATATCTTTTTCCGAAGTACGAGGTAAATATAAACTATTTAAATCTGGTACCGTTGTCAGGTACGGAACGCCTCCCCAATACACAACCATATTGTAGTAACAGATTGCATTGAAGGTGTTTAAATAGTCCGGATAAGCCGATTCTCTCGTTGCATCTGCTTCAAGTATGATAAGATTACGATTGATAGCCCGATAATATTTAGAAAAAATATCGTTTATATTTCCGTTGGATGAAGACAGCGGTGCCCGGAATGCCGGATCGGTCGTAATTCCGGAGTATTTCGCTTCCAGGGTGTTGGAGCTTGTTATGACTTCCGACAAAGACGAGGCATACGCATAAAAAGCCTGCACACCAGCCTCGCCTAGTTTGGGAAGTGGGGCATTCGGATTTCCTTCCTGACTTATTGTAAGAATGGCGACTTTCTGGCCGCGAAAGTCATAAATTGCAACGGAGTCGGTTACGTTTCTTCTGGAGGCCGACGGCTTTATGTTTACTTTCAAAACATTATTTTCAAGCGCTTTTTCAACCTTCATGGATGATAGGCCGGGTGTTTCGTACAATTTGTCAAACAGATTTTCGGTTGGCATCTGGCTGGTGTTTGGTTCCGTGGGAGTGAGGGTGAGTGGAATACTCGTGTTTATTTTAATGGAATATTCGCCCCCTTCTTTGGGTACGGTTATCCGGGATGTTTCCAGCGTTACGGGGGTATCGTTCCCGGCAATCTCGTTACCTGCGATACCGTCGTCGTTCCAGTCGAAGAAATAGGCCAGATCTTTAACCGATACCGTTTTGCCCAAACTGTTGTATCTTGAAATAACATTGCTTGCGATAGATATCAACTTGCTGTTTAATTTGTTACGGTCCTTTTTAATTTGTTGCAGGGACGTTTCCGAGAATTTACCTTCCTGCCCGAACTCTTCGCTAAGCTTAGCCAGGTATTCGGTTAGAACGGCTTCGGACCTGTCCACCAACAATAAGGAAGAAATTGCAAGGAGTGCCCCGGCCTGGTCCGAACCGGTAGTTATAGAATATTGGGAAACATCTACATCCAGAAACCGCTGGAGGCCAAATGCGGTAAGCAGCTCTTTCTGAGCCTGTTTGTTGGCATCTGAATAAGATTTGTTTTGTCCGGTCAAGTTGATAATCCGTTTGTATTTAAGATGCGTCAGGATGTTTACATTTACAGTGGATTGATCCGACAAGTTAACAACGGCCAGCAACGTTAAAGTTCCCTGAGACAACTGGCCATCTACTTCATTAAAGAAATATCCACTGGCCTTGAGCTGGGCAAAGGGTGTTTCGAACTCCTTCGAACCGAAAGAAAAACTTCCCGTATTATCGGATATTGTGGAGGAATAAATACTTCCCAGGGGTTGCATATTGGCATCCATCGGTTGTATATCGATTGTGGATCCGCTTACAAACGGGCCCTTCTCTACTTTTCCATTCACATTGTAATTAACAGGCGTATACCCGCCTTTTTCGTCTTCAGAACAAGATTGAAAAGCAAAACATGTTACCGCAACACCAAATCCGATCAGAATATTTCTTAAATCCATAGTGTAATAATTTTCGAACCCCTATTAGATGCGCCTTTGGGAACAATCACCCACGGTAAACCGGCTGCAACCTAATGAAATCCTTGTTTTCATTCAGTTAATAAAGGATGTTTAATTGTATTTAAGGCTCCGCAAATATGAAACTTTATTTTTTAATTAACAAATAAATTGATAATTCAATAAGAGGGGACTCTTGTTTACCTTGATAATAAGAAGCAGAAATCAAGATTGTGCAGTGCGGACTAAAGCTGTTGTTTGGTTCAATAGTACTTGTCGATTCCGCCGAAGCCGGTTATTATTTTATTCTCTTTTGTTTTGTTGATAAAGTTGTTGAGGCGCTTTTCAAATTCTTCGGGACGTATCTCTGCGGCCTGGATGTAGGCTATCCGGATGCGTTTGTATGTATCGGAGAATTGTTGATAGTTATTCCATACGGTTGGATCTGCTTGCAACTTGTTGAGGATGTTATCGGGGAAGACAAAGGGTTCCGACAATACATTTCGTATTTTGTCCACTAGTTTGGGGTGTATCAGGTTGTTTTTTCCTTTTTGAGTTAAATAATTTGTCCTGTTTTAAGGATTTCAGCATAAAGAGGGGTTGTTTGGTCTTCTTCAGTGAGGAGTACGGGTTCAATTATGCTGTTTATTTTTCGTCTAAGTCTCCATAATAAAGGCAAATAGTCAAAATAATCACCTTCGATATGATCTACAATTACAGCAATATCTATATCACTATCCGGATTTTGGGTGCCTTTACTATATGAACCATACAAATAAAGTGCTTTTATCTGGAAATGCTGTGAGACTAATTCTTTATAGCGTTTGGCTAATATTATAGCTTCGTTTTTATCCATTGCTGCAGTTTTTTTGTTTGTTCAATTAATGTGATACACTTTTCTTGTGTAAGACTTTTCATCAGCTTCTCTTTGTAAGAGGGATATCGTGCTTCTATATTGAGTGGATCAAGCAAGTCTATAACTTCATATTGATCGTCTGTAAGTCCTTCATTGATAAATGCTTTTTCAGCCAATCTTGAAAGGTTATGAATATAAGGAGGCGTTTCTTCGGAAATAGAACATATACGGGCTTTCAATATTTTTTCAATAGCCTGATGGCACATGAATCCTACGTAAAGGTATCTACCGGTAGTCAACATGGCTGAAGCGGTTTCAAGATCGTAGTCCGACATTTCAACCCAATAAGTTACTTTGTGATTGGTTGCCATCGCCTGCTTCTTTTTTTGATTTATTCTTACAAAGATACTAATTAAATTACGATTAACAATTAACTTCCTTCTTTTTTCAAATTCTTCAGGGCCTATCTCAGTAGCCTGGGTGCAGGCTATCCGGATGTTCAAAATACATTGTTTCTATCGTCATAATTGGTTGTTCTGATCCGGTGCCGGTTACCTGCTTCATGCTAAAATAAATAGCTTCCGTTAACATGAAGAAAGTTTCATGTTACGTAAATCGCCTTTCAAAGCATTGCCGTGAGTTTGCGTATTTTGGCGAGACGCTCGGAAAAAGTTTTGTCTTGTCGTGCCACCTGCATATTGTAACGTGCTTGCATACGCACCAAAGTATCGGCATCTAATCCTAAAGCGGCTTCGGCAAGCATGGCAAGTTCGGCGTTTATCTGCCGTTTGCCATTCAGTACCTCGTTTAGTAATGTGTATGAAATACCCATTTCTGAGGCAAGGCGGCGTTGCGATATCCCGAGATATTCGATTTCGTCTTTAAGTATTTCGCCCGGGTGAATGGGGAAATAAGGTGTGTATTTGTTAGTTGTTGTTCCCATACTTTTTTATTGACAACAATTGCTTCAATATTTAACAAATATAACACCTGTTTTTTATATTCACAAATATATGAACTACATTAAAAGAAAGCCCTGCCGTTTAGGGCAAGGCTTTCTTGATCTTTTACCACACTACGGTTGTATGGTTTACTTCAAGGGATTAACGTTGTATTAAAAGAGAGGATGGCCTAGCAGGGGACTGATGTTTACAATTAAAGAAGATAGCTTTTCGGCTGGTATTCTTGTTGTTTCGCTTGTTGAGAGTCTTTCTATCACCAGGTCTTTGAAATAGGCTTTTCCTTCGGTGGTGGCTTGTCGGTATTCGTTGATAAGGTTGTTTACAATTTCTTTCATCTCTTGGGTTTTGATTCTTGAATAAGATTCTAATACTTTTCCGTTATCGAAATGAATAGTAACGATACTTCCTTGTTCTTCCATAATTAAATTTCTGTTTAATAATTAATAAAATATGTAACTTTTCTTGTGTTTTGGTTACTTAGCAAAGATATATAAATTTATTGATTATTTTCAGTATTTGTAAAAGAGGCCTTCTTTTCTCTTCTTTTTCTTGATTCATTGCTTTATAATCTGGTATATTCTTTTCATCATTATATCTTGCATTTGCAAAAGTGGTTCGAATAAATGTGTATTTGGCCGAAAAGTGGTTCGGATATTTGTAATTTGTGTCAATTCACTATGGGAAAAATATACTCTGGATACTTTGAAGACTTAAAATGAATGATCCTGAACAGGGATAATGACAAAGATATTTTGCTTATTAACGGATTATGTTTAACTTTCCGGTTTTTTTGGGAATGGGGGCGGATACGCGACTTCTCCTTTTATAAATAGATAAAAATAGTATGAAGAAACAGATGAATGTGTCGCCAAGCGGCAAGAAGTGGTATGAATGGAATCGATTTTTCAGTGTAGTTTTTTTAGTGTGCACGATGTTTAATTTTGTTCCCGCTACCGGGCAGAAGTCAGCCAAACCAATGTTGTATAAGGTGAATTATGCATCAAAAGACTTTACTCAAACGCCTTACAGAATGAAGACAAACGAGCCTGTAGTGGGTGAAGTGCTGCGATCGCAAGTGTATGAAGTGCTTGTCGTTGAAGGCGACTGGTTAAAGATAAAGCTCAGACACGGTGAATATTATCTGTATAAATCGCGCCTTGACAAAGTGGATAAGCCGGATGTGGTGGCTTCTCCCTGGGCCAAAGAGTGGTTTGCCTATAACGATGCTTACATCGGTACGGCCGGTGAGTGGGGCGAGGTGGCCGACGACTGGACCAAACCGGTTACCCGTGCCGAAATGGCGGAGTTTCTTGTGCATGATATCATGGAGAATATTTATGGCAACTGGTCGGTGAAGTTTACGTTGAAAGGGGTAGTGGAAGCTCCCGTACAGGGTTTCTTTACCGATACGGAAAGTTTTTATGCGGGCCGGTTGGCTTACTGGGGGATTGTTCCCGGCGGAAAGTTCAACCCGCAGGGTACGGTTACTTATGGTGAGATGACGGATCTTGTTTTCAAGCTGATGGAGTACGACAGCAAGCGCGACAACCGGAGCAGCAGGCTGACCAAAGCAGATATTGCGGCTTTCGGTATAGGCGGCGACAAAAATCCCAATGCGCTTTGTACCAAGGAGCAGGCCCGGATGCTTTGCGACAAGGTTTTGATATGGAACCACGATCAGGAACGGGTGACCGGTGCCAAGTATGAGGCGACTGCGAATGTGAAGTATGGGGGTACTGTATCTATGTGCGATGGTACGTTTACCATAAAGACCATGCTGGGTAAAAAACCCAATCAGCCCCATCTTTTTGTTAATGCCGCGGGCAAGGTGGAACTGAGCAATTCTCAGAAGCAACAGTTCCGGATTACATACAAGAAGACCGCTTTGAATATGAACAGACAGCCTATGTCTTTATTCACCATTCAGACCATGGATGGCCGATACCTGGGGATAGCGGGTACGCCCGTTAATGGCAGCCGGCTTATTGCCCAGAAAGAGGAGTTCTTGTGGTGGCTGGAGCATGGACCATCCGAAGATTACCAATATACCACTTTCATGGAAGTGCCCTTTAATTATCATCAGATAGTGAATGTTTCGGGATGGAAAACAGCCGACGGCACTCCTGTAATCACATGGTTTTGGCGACATGGAACAGGTTCCGACGCCAACAACTGTAAGTTTATCTTCAGCAAAGTAAAGTAGCTCTCTTTTCCCTTGTGAAGGGGGGCCCTTCTTCTCTTTCCATGAGAAGGGGGGCTTCTACCCTTGTGAAGGGTAGCACCTTCTTTTCCTTGATGAAAAGAAGCAAAAATCAAGACTGCGCCTGGTTGAGCTAAAGCTGTCTGCTGGAGGCTGAACGGAAATAAACTCGCTTCGCTCAAACAGATTTCCGTTTTAACCGCTTCCATCAGTCAGCTTTTTAACGCTCCCCCAGCCGAGGTCGGGTCCTTCTTTGCGGCTCGCCTCCGGCATCGCCCGTTCCTATCACCTCCAACCTGCCCCTACCATCTGCCCATTCCCATCTTTCACCCCAAACTACCTGTACCTTCTCCCTAATCCCACTAGCTTGGTTAGATAGCCCTCTTTACTGCCCCAGTAAGCCAGAACAACGTAGCGCATTCAAGAAAGAGAAGTCAACGCTTGAAACGGCAACCGGAGGAACGGGTATCAATCTGAACAGCGCAGCGTATTCACAAAAGAGGGGGGTATTTGATTTGGCCTCAGCGGAGGGGACGTAAAGAAAACCAGGAAGGAAGCCGGAGAAGCGGAAAGCTGTTTGAGCGCAGCGAGTTCTTTCCGCGCGGCTGAGAGTATGGTTTTTAGTCCCCGCCGCGTCAGCCTTGATTTTTTTGATTCTTTTTTATCAAGAAAAAAGAATATATTAAAATGATCGTTTAGAAAGAAATAGCTTTAGACTGTAAAGCCAAAGCAATTACGGAGAGAAAAAAGAATATATTAAAAAATTAATTAACAAAATTTAATTGTTAAACATCAATTTTTATTAAACTATTGATAACCTCAAAGTGTTTTAGTTTCAAATTACCCTATTTGCTAGTGAGCATTATTTCAATTTCTTATGAGCACTGATTGCCTTATCTTTTTAGGCTAAACCCTGCTTTTGTAAGAAATATTCTTGATTTGGTCTGTTATTGTCGGAGATAACGGATATGAAACTTTGAGAAATTTATGACTATTTAAATTCTATTATGTGACAATGTTTAGTATGTGATTTATGATTGCACCTGTCCAAGGGTGCTGATTTTATTTTTCCCAATCTTACAGACATTCCTATTTGTATGCTTCTTTAACAGAGAGGTTATGCCCTTGTTACGCATGGGTATGAATATACGTGTATTTATTACTTCGTATAGGGGGATGGTCTGCTATAAAAAATTTCTTATTCAATATCCTTTTATTAACAATTTAATTGAAAAGATCATGAAACGTATCGCTTTTGTAGTGGTTGCAATGTTTGTAACCGCAATGGCTTATGCACAGCCCCATGCAGATATCACCAGCTTAGGAAATAATAATACCGCTACAATTCAACAGGTTGCCGGCGAAAACTGGGCCTTTATCATGCAGGACCTGGGTATGAGTGAAAATAACACTGCAACTATCATACAAAGTTATGGCAACAGTGAAGGCAATCATGCCAATATATTCCAGACAATGATCGACAACGTTGCCGAAATCACCCAGGGTGGATTGGATAATACGACTACCATCAACCAATGGGGTATCGATAATTTTGCGAAAGTATGGCAGTTGGGTGAAAACAGTACGATTACTATCAATCAACATCCGATGTCTACTTTAAATACGGTGGATTTCCGACAGAACGGTATCAACCTATCCGCTGTAATTGATCAGTATGGTACTCAAAACAAAGTGAAATTGATGCAGGGTGGCGAAGATGGCGATCTTAATATTCTGCAAAGGGGTACCGGTAATAAAGTTGTAGGCATTGGTGGCGGCTTCTTTAATCCCGATCCTTATGGCTATTTTATGGGCGATCACTTGGATATAGATCAGATCGGTCAGGCAAACACCGTTCGTCTGTGGTCTGGTGTAGCTGGTGCTACCGTAGATATTTTGCAGAATGGAAATGGCAATACGGCTACGGTTTATCAGACTGCTACGCCTACCTTTAATGCACCTATGATGGTTCCTCAGAATCCTAATTTGATGGGAGGACCTGGATTTCCGTGGTAATTGAGGTTTGTAGATGATAAAAGTATCCCCTGTTCCACAGGGAGCAGGGGGTTGCCGGTGGGTGCTGCCGAAAGGCCCTTCAGGGTTAATTGTAGGAGGTAAATTATGAGAACAATTATTCTTTTTTTGATCTGCCTTTTAGGTGTATTCTTCCAGGGAAGCTCGCAGGAGGTTGTAAACAACGTAGGAGGAAATCTTATGGAAACGATCCGGCAGATCAGTCCATTGCAAGGGGCGGATCAGCTGAATATACAGACGTTTCGGCAACCGGACTGTGGGAATGGGAACCTGGTTAGTATAACACAGCTGGGTTATAATAACCGTGTGCTGACTGTTCAGCAGGGTTCCTGTAATATGCTTTCGTTAACGCAGATAGGGTATAACAATGGGTTGGTTGCTTGGCAGGTGGGCGAGTCGAACTGGATTGACGGATACACGCAACAGAATTATTCCGAAAATTCGTTGTGTGACAGGTTGGTTCAGGTAGGTGAGTTCCTGCATTTTGACGCGCGGGGATTAGCGGGGTCCGGATGGTCCGAGAACAGGGTGACACAAATTGGGAATAACCTGTCTTTTCAGATCAATGCGGTTTTGCCCGGCTCGGGCGAAGGAATTAAAGTTACTCAAACCGGAAGGGATATGCGGGTTGTGATTGAGCAGTCTTATTTCTCTTTCCCTTTAAGATAGTTTGATGGACGGATTAAATGGAATTGTTATGATCGTTTTTACTGGCATCGTACTGGCCTCTCTTTTAATGGGTCACTCTGTCTCGCCCGGGTTCCGGGTGCAGCAGGGTGATTCCATAAAGGGGACGAATGTACCCGAAAAGCTCACCCGGTTGGTGGAGCAGGTAAAGAAATCGGCCAATCGCTCGGACGATGTGGAGATGGAGTTGGACGGGTTGTTGGTGGATAATACCAAAACCAAGGGAGGGAAGGATTTTTACGATCTGTTTTTTGCTTCGTGGGAGGCGCCTCTCAATGCCCGGAATTTTACCATCACCATTAACGAAAAACCTTACCGGCTCACAACAACGTTTATTGTGGTGATGATCAACGAGAATGTGGTGTATGAGGCACTTCTTCAGCCTCGCTTGGATGTGATCGAGTATATGACGGCGGAGGCCGTACAGATGGCTCAGTCGTATCTGATTAATTATGAGGAGATAAACAGGGAGCTGAACGGCGACGATCTTTCGGGGTCGGGTATTTATTAAGCGTGGGTTCCCATAAGCAGTAGGGTAAAAGAATGCTTGCTTTGTTGAATCTTGAAAAATATGGATCATATGAAAATCTTGTATAATGTGTTGGTTTTTTTCTTGCTGCTTGCCGGGGTGAAGGGGGTTGCTCAGGATTTTGTGTATACGCCCAAGAATCCTGCCTTTGGCGGAAATCCCTATAACTACAGCTGGTTGCTGAGCTCGGCGCAGGCTCAGAACACTCACACGGATGAATCGTATTTGTATGAGCAGACGAAGACTGATCCGATGAAGGATTTTGCCGAGAGTTTGAATCAGCAGATTCTGAGTCAGCTTGCCCGTAAGATCATTGCCAACCAGTTTGGCGAGGAGGCGCTTACTTCCGGTACGTATATTCTGGGTAATTACCAGATCGAGATTGGTACGCAGAGTGATGGGATCCGTATCAATATCCTGGATAAGGAGAGTGGTAGCAGTACTACCGTTTCTGTACCGTATATGTAGTATTTACTTGCTTTAACTATAGAGTATGAATAAAAAGAACAGGCCATTGAAGGCTTTTTTCCTACTGGTTGCGCTGTTTCTTTCTGCATGTGGCACGTACATGCAGCAGCCTTTGGAGCCCCGAAGAGCGAGCCTGGGTCCGGAATCGCCCGCAAAACGGATTCTGCTGGACCTGCCCGAACCGAAGGAG from the Macellibacteroides fermentans genome contains:
- a CDS encoding mobile mystery protein B; its protein translation is MGINLSYIEGQTPIDEDEKSGLKIKTITTRNELDEWEQLNIEDAIKWSIKIKKTAEDLITADFVRDLHTRMYGRVWKWAGQFRNTNKNIGVDKYQIGTELKMLCDDFLYWHINNTFTPHERVIRFKHRIVSIHCFPNGNGRHSRLIADILISKLYGEPVFKWGGSQNLSSESEIRKTYLRALREADKGNFAPLIEFAI
- a CDS encoding mobile mystery protein A is translated as MINRANKLYLEQIDRKIKAFSGVLPDSKPMGGWIEAVRKAIGMNMRQLATKMNKTPQAIKQIQEREKAGTITLNSLEETAAAMNMRLVYAIVPMETSSLSELIQQQAEKMAKEIVIRANKTMSLEDQKISEKRIKNSIKEISAELAENPEKLWE
- a CDS encoding RagB/SusD family nutrient uptake outer membrane protein yields the protein MDLRNILIGFGVAVTCFAFQSCSEDEKGGYTPVNYNVNGKVEKGPFVSGSTIDIQPMDANMQPLGSIYSSTISDNTGSFSFGSKEFETPFAQLKASGYFFNEVDGQLSQGTLTLLAVVNLSDQSTVNVNILTHLKYKRIINLTGQNKSYSDANKQAQKELLTAFGLQRFLDVDVSQYSITTGSDQAGALLAISSLLLVDRSEAVLTEYLAKLSEEFGQEGKFSETSLQQIKKDRNKLNSKLISIASNVISRYNSLGKTVSVKDLAYFFDWNDDGIAGNEIAGNDTPVTLETSRITVPKEGGEYSIKINTSIPLTLTPTEPNTSQMPTENLFDKLYETPGLSSMKVEKALENNVLKVNIKPSASRRNVTDSVAIYDFRGQKVAILTISQEGNPNAPLPKLGEAGVQAFYAYASSLSEVITSSNTLEAKYSGITTDPAFRAPLSSSNGNINDIFSKYYRAINRNLIILEADATRESAYPDYLNTFNAICYYNMVVYWGGVPYLTTVPDLNSLYLPRTSEKDIFQALTSNLETAISKSDEKKNRFATSDLNDLLFVSKDVARIILANIHMYQGEYTKAKSLLAKVVSNNFYQLESTTSYTPTSKELILGLFNTPILTYTDVLLSLAECEAHLGNDAAALNYLKMVTRAKGIAETSDVITGIKEARKIALTDQVGYFAFLKRNGLAKSELKLEDYQLLFPIPQREIDLNPGMTQNPGY
- a CDS encoding nucleotidyltransferase domain-containing protein, with the protein product MDKNEAIILAKRYKELVSQHFQIKALYLYGSYSKGTQNPDSDIDIAVIVDHIEGDYFDYLPLLWRLRRKINSIIEPVLLTEEDQTTPLYAEILKTGQII
- a CDS encoding HEPN domain-containing protein, producing MATNHKVTYWVEMSDYDLETASAMLTTGRYLYVGFMCHQAIEKILKARICSISEETPPYIHNLSRLAEKAFINEGLTDDQYEVIDLLDPLNIEARYPSYKEKLMKSLTQEKCITLIEQTKKLQQWIKTKL
- a CDS encoding HigA family addiction module antitoxin codes for the protein MGTTTNKYTPYFPIHPGEILKDEIEYLGISQRRLASEMGISYTLLNEVLNGKRQINAELAMLAEAALGLDADTLVRMQARYNMQVARQDKTFSERLAKIRKLTAML
- a CDS encoding curlin repeat-containing protein, which gives rise to MRTIILFLICLLGVFFQGSSQEVVNNVGGNLMETIRQISPLQGADQLNIQTFRQPDCGNGNLVSITQLGYNNRVLTVQQGSCNMLSLTQIGYNNGLVAWQVGESNWIDGYTQQNYSENSLCDRLVQVGEFLHFDARGLAGSGWSENRVTQIGNNLSFQINAVLPGSGEGIKVTQTGRDMRVVIEQSYFSFPLR
- a CDS encoding CsgE family curli-type amyloid fiber assembly protein — protein: MIVFTGIVLASLLMGHSVSPGFRVQQGDSIKGTNVPEKLTRLVEQVKKSANRSDDVEMELDGLLVDNTKTKGGKDFYDLFFASWEAPLNARNFTITINEKPYRLTTTFIVVMINENVVYEALLQPRLDVIEYMTAEAVQMAQSYLINYEEINRELNGDDLSGSGIY
- a CDS encoding curli production assembly/transport component CsgF, which produces MKILYNVLVFFLLLAGVKGVAQDFVYTPKNPAFGGNPYNYSWLLSSAQAQNTHTDESYLYEQTKTDPMKDFAESLNQQILSQLARKIIANQFGEEALTSGTYILGNYQIEIGTQSDGIRINILDKESGSSTTVSVPYM